The Musa acuminata AAA Group cultivar baxijiao chromosome BXJ1-8, Cavendish_Baxijiao_AAA, whole genome shotgun sequence genomic sequence tttaattatttatgatatgataattttttattatttttatataatttttattattattttatgatatgatttttattatatatatatatataatttatttaataaatgtATTTCATTAAGTAATTTTCATATTAAAGGACTAATGCTATGGACTAAATTGTGAATCCTAAAAtttaaatatgatttatgaaaaaatttatattaaattaattgaaaaaaataaaggaatttgTCACCTGTGTTATATTGTAAACACATATGCTTCTTTAATACATGGTTTCTATATTGTAATTTTTATGTTATCTAAACACTTATAattagaggaaaaagaagaaaaatattatcGAGCTATATTGCATTAAAACACTTAAAGGTGGAGAACAACAAGAAGTGAAGTATAAATTATATGAAATACTAAGTATGACTTTTAAATCCATACATTTTGATCTTGATTTGTTTATGCATTGCTTGTTGCTAATTATTAAATATGAATTATATGAAATACTAAGTGTGACTTTTAGATATGTCATATGATTTGTTTTCACTATATCATAGATATGATAATCATTGAGCTTTGTAACTCATATTATCACTCATACTCGTAACAAGATGCTAGAAGATTGTGATATAATTTTGATAGTTTAATAACAAGATGTTAGTATAAAGAACATCTTACTTGTAATGTTGTGTAAAACTATGAGTTGATGTATATTGTTATAAAGGTTAAATGACTGATCATGTGGAAGAAAGCCTCCTACAAGTTTCATTTGCACTACATCATCGTTGGACTACAAAACCTCCTTCACCTTACACCATTGTTTGCTACTTCGTTTCTTTGCAAAGATGAATAACTCTCTCTTTGTGGCAAAGGCAACTATTTGACGGATCATGAGTGGCTTCCTTATATATAATTGATGAGTggcttcctctttctcctctccagttTTCTCCTACTCGTCGAGCTTTTCTGGACCTCCACAGCCTcgttctccctcttcctcttacCTGATTCCTCATCCCTTTTTTGCTTGCTTCTCTCATTCCCTCTTGTCATCCCCTTCCTtctctcccctcccctcccctccctcctcttccttcccATCACCCTTGACAATCCTTCTCCCATACGTTCTCCTCCTATTAGATTATTTCTCCTTCCCTCTTATCCTTCTCTTTGTTTCTCTCCCATCTCTTTCCCTCTCACTATCTCCTCCTACTAACTCCCTCctcccaatatatatatatatatatatatatatatatatatatatatatatatatatattacgctCTTCGTTACTATAATTTTATCGCTATATTTATTTTGAATACGAGAAACTTTAAATTGTTATAGCCTTACATTTAATACATCTTTTGTTTAGACataatgatttgaatatgaaAACTTTCGAGATTCTAAACCTTCCAGCTTGTTTTAGTTATAAATCTCTGGcacatattttttaatttagataaaacttatttgatctgaaAATAAACTTATAGACCTTTCTTCTTATACTAAGTTTAATAAATTTGAAGTCTAATTGTTCATCCAGATTTCTATTTTATTTATCCCTATAGATTTTGTAAAATATGGATCGTaacttctgatcttttgataatgaattttgaaaattctgttttgtttaaAACTTATTTTATTAGAAACCAAACTCATAGATTTTTCTTTTGATACCTAGatcgaaagatttagagtccaaacacTTAcctagttatctattgaatctgaccctataaattctgtaatatatatatatatatatatatatatatatatatatatatatatatttgttggtGTCGAAAGTATAACAACTCTCCTATGATCATCTTAAGAAATTGACCAGCATAAGTCTCGCCATCTACCTTATGCACGTGGAAAGTATACAGTGAGCCGACAATTCCAAAGGAGGTGGGGCTCATTGGGTAGGAGGGCCATTTGAACCGCAAAGCGACCACCGTCCGAGATGATCATAGCTTTAGATGGGAGCACAACTCATGAGCTACGACGATGCTATGAAGGGATTTTGTTCTCGCTGCTCTGTCGTCTTCACTTGCAGCAATTCCCCTCTCTCGATCCATGGCATCCCTGTAGAAGTCGATGCATATCTTGGGAAAGATCGAACATGGATGACACAGTTGCCAGGTGATCGATGACAAGTAATTTCTACTCCGGCGTGTGCTCTTCCTCAAGCTCTAGCCGAACCCTCAGATCATGCTACCTATATCGGCCCCATGCAGCCGGCCATGTCCCGTGTGGTCCCTCGATGGCAGCCAACGTGCACGAATGCATCGAGATAAGAAGAGGGAACAAAGCCGAAGAATCGCCACGGCACTAACGGACGACGCTCGCAAGTATCCGATGCGCCTCCCTCGCTCCCAACCACGAACACCCTTCGTAAGAGAAGAGAGGCAAAGAGACCGAAGGAATGTTAAGGCCATTACCGGCAACTGTTACTGGGTACAGATATGATTCCACCTTCCATCACTTGTCACCATCCTTTCCGAAGACCATCGAACAAAGACGTGAATCCAAAAACAGTCATTAACCTACTCTAAGTCGGTTTCTGCAGCAAGCCTTGAACGTTCTTGCCTCTTCTCTTTCTCCTGTTTCCTTGTCGAACTCTCTCTCCCTTCTCTCTTCTATTTGTGTCCGAGAAGCACTCGGAGTCCATCCAAAAGCATCCATAAAGTTTAAGAAGGGAGAGGAGATGAATCCCAAAGAAGGAGACACAAGTTCTGAGCCTTTGATCCCTCCTCCTTCTCTTCCCTCTGCGGAGCGTATGAACGAGGAAGAAGGCAAGATGGAACAGGAAGAAGAAAAACAAAGCAAACGTGATGATGgctctgctgccgccgccgcagatgacgatgatgatggttATCTGACACCGACGTCCCCGAGGCACAAAATTCCGGTGCCTCTCGAGTGCCCTGCGGCCCCCAGGAAGCCTCCTCCTATGCTGTACttgaagaggaagatgaggagtTCAGGCCAAGTTGACACAGAGCGGGAGACTGGCTTCGACCACCTGAGTCGGGAGCTCGACGAATTTGCGCCGGTGGCTAAGAAGACTAAAGCAGAAGTTGCCGGTGCCAAGTGATGCTTGCTGTATGTGCGTTCTGTAGCTATGATATATACAAAGATCAAAttttacttctctctctctctctctctctctctctctcatggattAGAATTTGGATGACGATCAACCATTGTTCAGTTCTTGGAGTTTTCTTGGGCAAGTAATGTGCTAAATAATAAAGAAATAGGCTTTAATTACTGCATTGGATTTTGGTAGTCCGAATGACAtccgtaaaaaaagaaaaaaataattgaaataataaatgaaaaggcatttgCCTTTCTGCTTCCTTTTTGTAATACTCACAAAAGAACAATGCACAAGTCAAAATTAATTGGTCAACATTTTGGTTCATGTTTCCTCGGCATGCTTTAATGTATCATAATCTGATGCTATTTTCCAGTAACTCGTCAATATCTACCATTAAATGAATTGCACACATTTTAAATTGGCCCAATTTTGGCTCGGCTCGTTTTTATGAAAGCCCACGGACCGAACCCCGACCCAACTAAGAATCACAGCCGTCCATAACATGATAAGTTTGATCGAACGTCCACAGTCGCTGTAAGGTAATTTCGTTTTTGTGATTTCCTTATGGCTTCCGATGTGCCCCTATTTATAGGGTCCCTCGTTTCCGCCACCAGGGTTTTAGACGTCGTTGGCCGCTAGGGTTTCTTCCTCTCCGAGTCGGGGGTAAGACGCCATCGCTTTTGGATCACGTTTCCTCCTCTTTTGTTTTGGCGCGTATTTACTTTGCTGTCGCCTCATGCATTTCTTGAATTCATGATTGTTCTTTTGAGTGCACATTTGAATTGGATTTTTTCTGTTATTTTTCGACAGGGTTTTGATCTGTAAGTGCTTTGATCGATTGATCTTGCGTGTTTTTAGATGCCGATCTTGTCGTTGCTAGATTCTCTGGAACCTGATTAGtttcttttcatttgttattagtgGGTAGCGGACGGTGTTCTCTCGCCGGGCTTTGAGATGGCCCCTCCTCAGCCGAACACCGGTCTCTTTGTTGGGCTCAACAAGGGGCACATCGTCACCAGGAGGGAGTTGCCCCCTCGTCCTTCCAGCAGAAAAGGGGTATGAATCTGAAGTCCCCGAGAGATGGAGGTTCTGATCTCTTGTTGACAGTCATTTCTGATATAGTTGGAAATTGCGGGTGTTTATGTTTTTTCCGTTCTTAGATGGTCTTTTTCGTAGATGGGATATTAACGATCAAGAAATTAATGCATGAAGAGGTTGAAGGGTAAGTTTTATATGAAGAGGAGTCAGTGATTGATCCATTCTGTTAGATTACTTGGACAAGTTGTATAGAATTCTATGGCAACTAGTGAGCTACATGGTGGTTTAGCAACTCTAGTTGGCAGGAGTTCTTTCTGGTGCGTTCTGTAGAGTCTTTCACAATATTGTTGAAGCATATGATGATGATATACTTCAGAGCAAGAGACTTTTATCATATTGTTAATGATCAACTCCATCTACATTTCTTGTCATTTGAAGTAGCACACAAGCACTGACATCTGTGATATAGAATTCTAATGTAGAGTATCCCTTATGCTTCAAAAACTGTTCAAGAGGAACAGTGGGCTATGCCTCAAATTGATGAAATGGTTGTCTAATTAAACAGTTCATTCATTTGAGGTAGCCATTTAAGAGGAGTGAGTCCAAGATAAACATCAGTGGGCTATGCCTCAATGAGGTAGCTAGGCTATTTCTTTAATTCAGAATTGTGGTTATTTTCTCTTCACTATATGTTGAATTTTTTAGGAGTCAGAATTTCTGACAGTCTTCAGATTATATTCAAAGGAGGAAAGGCCaaaaaattctttattttttacataCACTTAAGTTTATATTTGCTTGAATTTTATGCTGTAAAACTGATCATTGTTGGACAATCATATGCAGAAAACTAGCAAGAGGGTGCATTTTGTTAGGAACTTGATCAGGGAAGTGGCTGGGTTTGCACCTTATGAGAAGAGGATTACGGAGCTGTTGAAAGTTGGAAAGGACAAGCGTGCACTGAAAGTTGCTAAGAGAAAGCTGGGTACACACAAGAGAGCcaaaaagaagagagaggagaTGGCTAATGTTCTCCGGAAGATGAGGTAAGGGGCTTTTTTTAAAAATCTAAATCTACATGCTATTTATTTCTTTTTGATGATAACTAAATGTAACATGAGCTATCTGTTCTTAAATTAAATCTAATTATTCATGCCCAGAACAGTGCTGGTTGTTAGAATAGGGCAACAaataaaatcagagaattttgttaTAATGATTTGATCGAGAATTTTTTTCTGTCCATTCCAATTGTATTTCACATCATGGACATCTGTCCCTTTGTTGTTTGATACATAATCAGACTTCAACAACACTTGGAAATTCTAGAAAAGCATCTTAATTTTAATGCTGTTTTTTTTTCTCTGCATTTTTTTCAGACACAACTGGTCTAAATTTAACTATTGTTGCTTATTCATAATGTTGTAATGAACTGCAAGATGAGGCATGTAGCCCAATGGGCTAAGTAGAATTGGGTGCATGACTCTTTTTGCTTCATCACAAAATTGTTGTTGATTTGCATGTAAAGAGTAACCAAATAAGGCTGTTATATCTTGTTAAAAAATGCAGCATTGAGTTAAGCGAGCATAACTATCCAATAAATTTTGTATTTTGGGATGGATAGTTGGTTCTTTTGGGAGGATAGATGTTTATGGTTGGTGTATGAAAATTTTAATTGTCAGCTAGGTAAATGGCCTTTGATTGCCATTTCATATGTTCATTAGCCAAGTCTACACCAGAAATGGTAAACACATTTCTGGTGTAGACTTGGCTAGGTTTTGAATGGCTAGTGATTGTAATTGGAAGATTAAATTTGTAAGGTGGCTGAGGCCTCTTATATTCGAGGGATTGTTACAGGCTAGCTGCTCAATGTGATGTTTGGATCAGAATTATGCAGTTTCCTTGCTTATCTCCCCTAATTGTGACAGCCTCCACTCACTTCCCTTCATCCTTGTGTTCctgttttttattttcatcatgTCCCCTTTTCTTCTATGTATCTGTTGCTTCCATACTTTACAAGCTGATGGAACTTGGTGCCTTTCTCATTGTTGCTGAACTCTAGCACAAGCTAAGCTCATTGAGCTAAGGTTGAGTTAACTCTTATAGGGCGAATAATTAGGATTTAAGCCTCTATGGAGTTTTGCTATAGTAGTTTTCTTGGGAGCCTAATTTGGTCAACCAGCACCTCAAGTTGAATGCTCATGGAAAATGTTAGCTGATAACATTGTAAGCAGGGTAACTTTTCTGACTCCACTTACTCTACTGGAGCTTCACCTGTACGCATTGATGGTCTGATACCTATTTGTCTTTGTAGGAATTTTTCCATTTTTGATCTTTACCTTCATATCTTTTATCACTGTCTTATGGATATTTTTGCTCATTTGTTAAGTTTTTAAGCTGTAGTATTTTCATATCTAACCGTCTATCATAACATATAACTAAACATACTGATCTATCATGAACTACACTTGCACTCGTGCAATATAATTTTTGTTACCCTTGTTGAGGTTGAGGCTCAATTCTGAATGAGATATTCTGTTTGTTGATGTTACAATCTTTTCCCAAGGAAAAGTTTACTGCATAATCCATCACAGCTCTGTCGATATAATATTTAATGTGCTACTTATTTCTGAAAAATCTCAATACTACCCTTTATATGAAACTATATTGTTTCTCTCTTGTCCTAAATGATCACTGTGAAGTTGACCAAACCAGCAACCTTTGAACATTAGGATGATCTATGACAATCTTTATTTATGGATATACATAGATTTTACTGCTCCTGATAGAATTTTTGGGGCCATATCAAACATCAACAAGCATAAGTTCTTTTGTAGATAAAGAGTCCAAAATTTAATTCAACTTAGCATGATTACAATAATATTATCCCTCATCTTTTAATTTCTCATGTGGTTTTTCCATGTGCAGGTCTGCTGGAGTGAGTGAAAAGAAGAAATGATGATCCCCCCTGCTGGAATCAAGCCTGGTTTGTGTCTGTTCTCTTTTagttttttcttttatgtgatcAGATAAACCTTCTGCCAAATCTTCTTTACGCATTATGATGCATTGGAAGCCGCATGCCTTGTCGTCTTAATCAAATGTTTAACTTACTTTTATCTCGTGTTACTCTAGTAATTATTAGTGGCATGCTATTTTTAAAATGCTATTACTAGCGAGAATGTTCTGTCGGCTTAATCAAAATTTTTAACTGATTGTGTTGCTCTAGTAATTATTAGTGGCATGTTATTTTTAAAATCCTATTACTAGATGTTTCTATTGGCAACTGTGCGACAATGTAAAATGACAGATTCGATGGTCTGTAGTTCGTTCAATGGTCGTAGGTTTCATGAAGAAAGGGGATGCATACATACATGCATGCATCTACGTTTGTACGTACCTCAAGTCTATCTTTGAAATGGTGTTGGTTAATCGTCAAACTGTGCGTTATCGGATTGTACTCGACTCTTTTTTGTTTATACCTTGTAAGGTGCGTGTTTCTTCTGTTTGAGCTCAACCAGAATCACTGGCTCCTTTAAAGTGGATAATTAAAAAGCAGGGACCATAAGCTTCCTCTGCTAAAAAGCTTCCCATCTCCTCCCTTGAGATTCACATTGGAAAATCGTTattatatcttttcttttctatttggTTCGAGCTGTAAAGGATTATGCAATCTACACAACATCTGAACTATCTTCCTCTTTTATTGGCGGTTCAAGGGCGCAATAGATAGATAGAGTGGAACGATAATGGTGCTCTTCCTCCCACTTCTTTTTTTCGTCTTAGGTGGATCGCACAACATCTCATAGGTGGAGTCGACTACTGTCTTGATGGTTAACCCAGAGCTCAACTTTTCTCTTTCAGCGATGCCTGTTGTCAACTGGAACACTGAAAGAGGTTGTTGAAGCTTTCATGATGCTTATTTTGTGAATGAATTATGATACTATTTGAGATCATATCACCATAATAAATGTTGCATGTCAAATGGGTTGTGTTGTATCTTCTCAAAGGTCACACTTGCTCTTTCTATGTGCTCGTCATGATAGTTTGCAGTACAAAAAAATCTCTCTCTCTGGTTGCATGGAAGTTACATGAACATGTAGTGCACTACTAGAGTGTGCTCATAACCAAGAAAAGAACAATTACCTAGTTCATTCGATTCGACTCAACCCTAATGTCTAAATGATCTGACGACACCTACACAGATAAACTGCTCGTCTACTTGTCTCTcacacgacgacgacgacgacgacgacgaccaccTTATTTTGGGATGCGCATTCACTGTATACCGAATGTCAAAAGAATAGAACTGCACCAGCCAAAACTAAAGAAAGCAAATCAAACTAGAATTTCATAAGGAGTTGGGATTCCCGATGGCGTAGATAGATTCCAGTAAATTTTGGAGGGGCAGAAGTCCAAAAAAGATGCCGAAACAGTCAAAGAATAGGCTCCAAAGTTCTAGAAAAGATAAAAGGAAACCTCGTCATGCATCATGACCGAGTTCTTTGATTGCATGCCATTGAGGCTGTTGGTAGTCTTCCAACGCTTGAGCAGCCATCGTTTGAGATTCCAGTAATAAGCAAGTTTCCTCGTATACATCAAGGAAAGATGCATGGAATAGTGATCATGTTCTTCTTCCTTGACTACTCCAGTTGTTCCTTCCCCAACCCATGGCAAAAATAGGGTTCCAATGCTTAGGTTACAGTAAAAGCTCGGCTCAGGTCATGACCTGAAAACTACGAGATGTTCTTAGTTGAGGAGCTGAATACCGATAGCTGTGTCGCCCAACCTCCGCTGTTGGTGCTGCCgccttcaccaccaccaccactccagTATTGCTCAGTTCCGAGAAGATCTGAACACTGCCTTGGCAAACGTAGCTCGTGGGAGTTGTCTTCTATCTTCGCCGAAACTACGCCTTCTCCGTTGAGACGGTACGCGGGCGGCTCTGGTCGTGGCTCTAGTCCTCCCAGGAAAGGGAATTGCTGGATCTGTGGTTTCCTCCACCGCTCGAGCCCGACACCCAGGCTGCTCCTTCCTACCTGATACCCTGCCGGATCGACGAGAGTGTGCATGGCGGAGAAGAAGGGTCGCTCGGCGTTACCACCGCCCGCGGCGGTGGAGGATGAGGATGAGGTACCAGCCCGACGGTCAGCGGTGGAGGTAGTGGCGGTTGATTTGGAGGAGCTTCCCGAGGATTTGTTCCGCTTGTTGCGACGGCAGGCTCCGCCCACAGGGACGTTTCGGAGGGCGCCGCCTCGGGTCCAGTAGCGTCGACAGGTCTTGCAGAAGTGGCGGGGCTGCGAGAGGGAATAGTTATtgaagtagcagaacttggtgtcgCTGGAGTCGCACCGCGGGCACTTGTGCGGCTGCTCGGGCTGTGGGATCTTCGCGAGGAGAGCTCGTTCTGCCATGGAGATAGGCCTGGCCGACCCTGCAGCTGCCACACCAGCTTCTGTTCCCTGCGCTTCCAACCACGGGAAGAGCTGAGAAGCCTCGCTGCCTCCGCCTGCAGCGGCCAGAAACTGAAAGCTCTGTAGCCAAACGTGCCATAGAGTGagagaaaaataaggaaaagaaCGCGATTATCTCCTTCTTTTCGATGAAGAAGCCAAAGTAATCTTAAGCTtacaaggaagagaagaagagtaAGGTAGTAACACACACCTGGTTCCGTTCAGGTGGATCCAGATAGGTTGGGACAGAGGAGAAAaccatcttcttttctttccagtAATCTTTCTCGAAGACGAAAGGATGTGAAAGGAGGTGGAGAATCAAATATCCACAAGTGGTGGCAAAGAGAGGAATGGAGTAGGAAGAAGGATTCGTTTCTTTTCTTCCATGGTGTCTTTATACGGTAGGGTTAATGGCTGAACGATGgggttggagagagagagagagagagagagagagagttgcttgGTCTCTAAGGATCTCATTGCTGACGAGGGGAGCACTCGTTTGGAGAGACTACATGGAAAAGCCGAGAGATCCACGTGACTGCGAGCCTCCGCCCAAATTAGCATCCGGACCAACGATGTCAAGAAAGCCGGCCCGTATTCCTATTGTTCAATCCGGTTTTAGTGGGCTTTAATTTGGGCCCATAACATTTCCATTAACGTCCAAGAGGGCTTCCGTTATAATATGACCTTCTCCGCCGTCTTCGTTTCCTCTCGTTTCTTCATGAGCAGCGGGCGCACTACATCACAGCCGACGATCTGGCAAAGTGGCCCGAGAGGACTGCTTCCCTCCGCCGCCTCCCCGCCCGAAGATTCTCCACGTTCAGCCCCTCGGCGGAACCCGCCTCCAATGGCATCCGCGCCCTCGCCGGCCACCCGAACGCCGATATCTCCCTCTTCCCGCGGCTCGGATTCGCCCCGGTCACCGACTCCTTCGCCGGTAGAGCAATCCATTGCTTCTCTCTCAGGCGCTCCCTCAGCCTCGGCCTGTTCCACTGCAACACTCTCATCCACATGTGTTTTCAACACGGTAACGCCGTGGGGGCGTTCTATCTGTTCGACCGTTTGCCTGAGAGAAATTGTTCGTCGTGGAATACTGCTATTTCAGGCTGCATCCGTGTCAGATTGTTCGCCAAAGCTGTTGAGTTGTTCGGGCGGATGAGAGACGATGGCGTGATGCCCAATGGGTTTGTGCTCGCCAGCCTTTTGACCGCTTGCAACCGGTGGACGAACATGGTCACTCGAGGTTTCGAGATTCATGGTTTTGCATTGAAACTTGGGTTAGCGACCGATCTATATGTTGGAACTTCTCTGCTGCATATGTATGGCAGTCGTGGAATGGTGTTTGATGCTCGTAGATTTTTCAGGGATATGCCTGAGAGGAATGTCGTGTCATGGACTGCTTTGATGGTGGGCTTTTCAGCTAATGGGTACCCTGAGGAAGCCGTGAGGGCTTATCGTGAAATGAGACTGGAAGGCGTGGTATGCAATCAGAACTCTTTTGCGACAGTGATTAGTTCTTGCGGATTGCTCGAGGACAAGAAGGTGAGCCTTCAAGTCATAGGACATGCTGTGGTTTGTGGATTTGAGACTGAAGTTTCAGTGGCAAATGCTCTGATTACGTTATTCGGAAACCTGGGAAGAAGAGAGGATGCTGAAAATTTATTTCAACGGATGACAGAACGAGACACGATAACATGGAATTCTATGATAACGCTGTACTTGCATGAGGGAGCCTGTGAAGAACCTTTGCAGTTGTTTTCTGATATGCGTCACCATGAATTGGTGCCTGATGCCATGACTGTGTCCAGTCTGATCTCAGCTTGTGCTTGTTTGGAATACT encodes the following:
- the LOC135680584 gene encoding large ribosomal subunit protein eL36x-like produces the protein MAPPQPNTGLFVGLNKGHIVTRRELPPRPSSRKGKTSKRVHFVRNLIREVAGFAPYEKRITELLKVGKDKRALKVAKRKLGTHKRAKKKREEMANVLRKMRSAGVSEKKK
- the LOC135680583 gene encoding dof zinc finger protein DOF5.1-like codes for the protein MVFSSVPTYLDPPERNQSFQFLAAAGGGSEASQLFPWLEAQGTEAGVAAAGSARPISMAERALLAKIPQPEQPHKCPRCDSSDTKFCYFNNYSLSQPRHFCKTCRRYWTRGGALRNVPVGGACRRNKRNKSSGSSSKSTATTSTADRRAGTSSSSSTAAGGGNAERPFFSAMHTLVDPAGYQVGRSSLGVGLERWRKPQIQQFPFLGGLEPRPEPPAYRLNGEGVVSAKIEDNSHELRLPRQCSDLLGTEQYWSGGGGEGGSTNSGGWATQLSVFSSSTKNIS